One Halomonas sp. M4R1S46 genomic window carries:
- a CDS encoding acyl-CoA dehydrogenase family protein: MHFDFTEDELAFQDAARRVSADVLKANAARYDESRDFCAESLRALGELGFWSMNLPSEYGGVDISSIGMSLAVEEIAYHCAATCSSLTAHFLATDSVLVGGTEEQKQALLPQCAAGEKLGAFALTEPGAGSNPAEMRTKAVRCEQGWHITGTKHYITNGAFADFLVVYAKTDEDLGHRGISAFLVDRDTAGLAFSQPEKTLGLRGSHIYEIGIDCVVPESALLGKEGAGFATAMEVLDRGRVEVAAMSVGISRAAYDDTLAWSQDRVVSGKPLCRHQGIQWMLAEMHTQLEAAKLVTYKAAAARDSGQRFSLESAVAKLFASEAAAKVTDQAVQIHGGYGYIGDLPIERYYRDARITRIFEGTSEIQKIIIGRAITA, from the coding sequence ATGCACTTTGATTTCACCGAAGACGAGCTGGCCTTTCAGGACGCCGCCCGTCGCGTGTCGGCCGATGTCCTCAAGGCCAATGCTGCCCGCTACGACGAGAGCCGTGACTTCTGCGCCGAGAGCCTGCGCGCCCTGGGCGAGCTCGGCTTCTGGAGCATGAACCTGCCGTCCGAGTACGGCGGCGTCGACATCAGCAGCATCGGCATGTCCCTGGCGGTGGAGGAGATCGCTTATCACTGTGCCGCCACCTGCTCGTCGTTGACGGCGCACTTTCTGGCCACCGATTCGGTACTGGTGGGAGGTACGGAAGAACAGAAGCAGGCACTGCTGCCGCAGTGTGCCGCCGGCGAGAAGCTCGGCGCCTTCGCCCTCACCGAACCCGGGGCGGGCTCGAACCCTGCCGAGATGCGGACCAAGGCCGTGCGCTGCGAGCAGGGTTGGCATATCACCGGCACCAAGCACTACATCACCAACGGCGCCTTCGCCGATTTCCTGGTCGTCTATGCCAAGACCGATGAAGACCTCGGTCACCGCGGCATCTCGGCCTTCCTGGTCGATCGCGACACCGCGGGCCTCGCGTTCTCCCAGCCCGAGAAGACACTGGGCCTGCGTGGCAGCCACATCTACGAGATCGGCATCGACTGTGTGGTGCCCGAGAGCGCCTTGCTGGGCAAGGAAGGCGCCGGATTCGCGACCGCCATGGAGGTCCTCGATCGGGGGCGTGTGGAAGTGGCGGCCATGAGCGTCGGCATCTCCCGGGCGGCCTACGACGACACCCTGGCCTGGTCCCAGGATCGCGTGGTGAGCGGCAAGCCCTTGTGTCGGCACCAGGGCATCCAGTGGATGCTGGCCGAGATGCACACCCAGCTCGAGGCCGCGAAGCTGGTGACCTACAAGGCCGCCGCCGCCCGTGACTCCGGTCAGCGTTTCAGCCTCGAGTCGGCGGTGGCCAAGCTGTTCGCATCCGAGGCCGCCGCCAAGGTCACCGACCAGGCGGTGCAGATCCACGGCGGTTACGGCTACATCGGGGATCTGCCCATCGAACGCTATTACCGGGACGCCCGGATCACGCGCATCTTCGAAGGCACCTCGGAGATCCAGAAGATCATCATCGGCCGTGCCATCACCGCCTGA
- a CDS encoding electron transfer flavoprotein subunit beta/FixA family protein — protein sequence MKVLAAVKRVIDYNVKIRVKPDNSDVDLTNVKMALNPFCEIAVEEAVRLKEKGVASEIVAVTVGPKAAQEQLRTALALGADRAIHVQTDERVESLGAAKALAKVVEEEQPELTILGKQAIDTDNNQTGQMLAALTGRPQGTFASEVAVEDGKLKVTREIDGGLQTVELALPAIVTTDLRLNEPRYAKLPDIMKAKKKPLDTKTPEELGVAVASKLKLVKVEPPAERQGGVKVGSVDELVDKLKNEAKVIS from the coding sequence ATGAAAGTACTCGCCGCGGTCAAACGCGTCATCGACTACAACGTCAAGATCCGGGTCAAGCCGGACAACAGTGACGTCGACCTCACCAACGTCAAGATGGCCCTGAACCCCTTCTGCGAGATCGCCGTGGAGGAAGCGGTGCGCCTCAAGGAGAAGGGCGTGGCCAGTGAGATCGTCGCCGTCACCGTCGGGCCCAAGGCCGCCCAGGAGCAGCTGCGCACCGCGCTGGCGCTGGGGGCCGACCGCGCCATCCACGTCCAGACCGACGAGCGCGTCGAGTCGCTGGGTGCCGCCAAGGCGCTGGCCAAGGTGGTCGAGGAGGAGCAGCCGGAGCTTACGATCCTCGGCAAGCAGGCCATCGACACCGACAACAACCAGACCGGCCAGATGCTCGCCGCCCTGACCGGTCGGCCCCAGGGCACCTTCGCCTCCGAGGTCGCGGTCGAGGACGGCAAGCTCAAGGTGACCCGCGAGATCGACGGCGGCCTGCAGACCGTGGAACTGGCCCTGCCGGCCATCGTCACCACCGACCTGCGCCTGAACGAGCCGCGCTACGCCAAGCTGCCCGACATCATGAAGGCCAAGAAGAAGCCGCTGGACACCAAGACCCCGGAGGAGCTGGGCGTCGCGGTGGCCAGCAAGCTCAAGCTGGTCAAGGTCGAGCCGCCGGCCGAGCGCCAGGGCGGCGTCAAGGTGGGCTCCGTCGATGAGCTCGTGGACAAACTCAAGAACGAAGCCAAGGTGATCTCATGA
- a CDS encoding electron transfer flavoprotein subunit alpha/FixB family protein — protein MSILVLAEHHDGQLAGATAHVVAAAQAIGGDIDVLVAGENVGPIAEAAAKLDGVSRVRVADAAVYAHQLAEPMGELLAGLAGDYSHVLAAASTTGKNVLPRLAALKDVAQISEIIAVESADTFQRPIYAGNAIATVQSEDALKMITVRATAFDAVGESGAAAVEPVEAGVDNRLSSFVGEELAESDRPELGAAKVVVSGGRGMGSGENFQLLEDIADKLGAAIGASRAAVDAGFVPNDMQVGQTGKIVAPELYIAVGISGAIQHLAGMKDSKVIVAINKDEEAPIFQVADYGLVADLFEAVPELEQQL, from the coding sequence ATGAGCATTCTGGTCCTTGCCGAACATCACGACGGCCAGCTGGCCGGCGCCACCGCCCATGTGGTCGCCGCGGCCCAGGCCATCGGCGGCGATATCGACGTGCTGGTGGCGGGCGAGAACGTCGGTCCCATCGCCGAGGCGGCCGCCAAGCTCGACGGGGTGAGCCGCGTGCGCGTCGCCGATGCCGCCGTCTACGCCCACCAGCTGGCCGAGCCCATGGGCGAGCTGCTGGCCGGCCTGGCTGGCGATTACTCCCACGTGCTGGCGGCGGCCTCCACCACCGGCAAGAACGTGCTGCCGCGGCTGGCCGCACTCAAGGACGTCGCCCAGATCTCCGAGATCATCGCCGTGGAGAGCGCCGACACCTTCCAGCGCCCGATCTATGCCGGCAACGCCATCGCCACCGTGCAGAGCGAGGACGCCCTCAAGATGATCACCGTGCGCGCCACCGCCTTCGACGCCGTCGGCGAGAGCGGGGCGGCCGCCGTCGAGCCGGTCGAGGCCGGCGTCGACAACCGCCTGTCGTCCTTCGTCGGCGAGGAGCTCGCCGAGAGCGACCGGCCCGAGCTGGGTGCAGCCAAGGTGGTCGTCTCCGGCGGCCGCGGCATGGGCAGCGGCGAGAACTTCCAGCTGCTCGAGGACATCGCCGACAAGCTGGGGGCGGCCATCGGCGCCTCGCGGGCCGCGGTGGACGCGGGCTTCGTGCCCAACGACATGCAGGTCGGCCAGACCGGCAAGATCGTCGCCCCGGAGCTCTATATCGCCGTGGGCATCAGCGGGGCCATCCAGCACCTGGCGGGGATGAAGGACTCCAAGGTGATCGTGGCGATCAACAAGGACGAGGAGGCGCCGATCTTCCAGGTCGCCGATTACGGCCTGGTCGCGGATCTCTTCGAGGCCGTACCCGAACTCGAACAACAACTATAG